One genomic window of Micromonospora sp. WMMD1128 includes the following:
- a CDS encoding histidine kinase, whose protein sequence is MGGNLSAVFAVVSLVTALAAALWAVLRLRARRGIATATQRATYEVLHTAGLAAEPLRAGLSATDAAKAVRHLRALVGAAGLALTDREALLAIDGRGAHHGDQLVAAARRVVDSGRSTVLHESELHCDLVDCPVRGAVVAPLGADGRVVGALVAVADERPAPGLVQATLETAHWAGDQLALAELDSSRERLARAEVRALRAQISPHFIYNALTAIGSFVRTDPDRARELILEFAEFTRYSFRSHGEFTTLAEELRSIDRYLTIERARFGERLQVRLQIAPEVLPVTLPFLCLQPLVENAVRHGLSRKPGTGMVSIEARDAGAECHITVEDDGVGMDPTTLTAGIAEVSGAGSDPAEDPGQHVGLSNVDERLRSAFGDRFGLVVETGLGSGTKVSMRVPKFHPGVRVSA, encoded by the coding sequence GTGGGTGGCAACCTCTCGGCGGTCTTCGCCGTCGTCTCGCTGGTCACCGCGTTGGCCGCGGCGCTCTGGGCGGTGCTGCGGCTGCGTGCCCGGCGGGGCATCGCCACCGCGACCCAGCGGGCCACCTACGAGGTGCTGCACACCGCCGGCCTGGCCGCCGAGCCGTTGCGGGCCGGCCTGAGCGCGACGGACGCGGCGAAGGCCGTACGCCATCTGCGTGCCCTGGTGGGCGCGGCCGGGCTGGCGTTGACGGACCGGGAGGCGCTGCTTGCCATCGACGGGCGCGGCGCGCACCACGGCGACCAGTTGGTCGCGGCGGCCCGGCGGGTCGTCGACAGCGGGCGTTCCACCGTGCTGCACGAGTCGGAGCTGCACTGCGACCTGGTCGACTGCCCGGTCCGGGGCGCGGTGGTGGCGCCGTTGGGCGCGGACGGCCGGGTGGTGGGCGCGTTGGTGGCGGTGGCCGACGAGCGGCCGGCGCCGGGCCTGGTGCAGGCGACGCTGGAGACCGCGCACTGGGCGGGTGACCAGCTCGCCCTGGCCGAGCTGGACTCGTCGCGGGAGCGGCTGGCCCGGGCCGAGGTACGCGCGTTGCGCGCCCAGATCAGCCCGCACTTCATCTACAACGCGCTCACCGCGATCGGCTCATTCGTCCGGACCGACCCCGACCGGGCGCGGGAGTTGATCCTGGAGTTCGCGGAGTTCACCAGGTACTCGTTCCGCTCGCACGGGGAGTTCACCACGCTTGCCGAGGAGTTGCGGTCGATCGACCGCTATCTGACCATCGAGCGGGCCCGCTTCGGCGAACGCCTCCAGGTGCGCCTCCAGATCGCGCCCGAGGTGCTGCCGGTGACGTTGCCGTTCCTCTGCCTCCAGCCGCTCGTGGAGAACGCGGTCCGGCACGGGTTGTCCCGCAAGCCGGGCACCGGCATGGTGAGCATCGAGGCCCGGGACGCGGGCGCCGAGTGTCACATCACGGTGGAGGACGACGGGGTGGGGATGGATCCGACCACGCTTACCGCGGGTATCGCCGAGGTGTCCGGCGCCGGCAGCGACCCGGCCGAGGACCCGGGGCAGCACGTCGGCCTCTCCAACGTCGACGAGCGGCTGCGGTCGGCCTTCGGGGACCGGTTCGGCCTGGTCGTCGAGACGGGCCTGGGCTCGGGTACGAAGGTCAGCATGCGGGTGCCGAAGTTCCACCCCGGCGTCCGGGTGTCCGCATGA
- a CDS encoding sugar transferase, which yields MRHVDSFEIQPPTPPSHNGVPRSAWARARRRVSRWHRPYIAALLLLDFGAAALASFLAVQIFEQANSGFRNSPEAWFYTVAFLLLPLGWMLFLWGNRAYDRRYLGLGPDEFKRVIRSGVAVAATVSFLAFATKTTLSRWTVGFALLGALLLILLGRMIARSCLHALRRRIGQAGHRMVLVGTLPECLEVYTTVTRNPGVGLVPVAIHLTDGYAAARGLQTPVPVYAGRDVLALVREVGGDTIAVCGSASAEPGELRRLAWQLEGSGVDLVVAPQLTDIAGPRVHIRPIEGLPLLHVEEPTLSGPALLAKSLMDRAAAGLGLLLLTPLFAAVALAIRISDPGPVFFRQPRVGHEGRTFRVWKFRTMYVDAEERLAGLVDRNETDGMLFKMKQDPRVFPVGRFLRASSLDELPQLINVLWGEMSLVGPRPLPADDGDFLGDVRRRLLVRPGMTGLWQVSGRSDLSWDEAVRLDLYYVDNWSLAYDLSILWRTVGVVLARKGAY from the coding sequence GTGCGGCACGTCGACAGCTTTGAGATCCAGCCGCCGACTCCGCCGTCACACAACGGCGTACCCCGGTCGGCGTGGGCCCGCGCCCGGCGCCGGGTCTCCCGCTGGCACCGTCCCTACATCGCGGCGTTGCTGCTGCTCGACTTCGGCGCGGCGGCGCTCGCCAGCTTCCTGGCCGTGCAGATCTTCGAGCAGGCGAACTCCGGTTTCCGCAACTCGCCCGAGGCGTGGTTCTACACCGTGGCGTTCCTGCTCCTGCCGCTCGGCTGGATGCTGTTCCTGTGGGGCAACCGGGCGTACGACCGGCGCTACCTCGGTCTCGGGCCGGACGAGTTCAAGCGGGTGATCCGTTCCGGCGTGGCGGTGGCCGCCACCGTCTCGTTCCTGGCCTTCGCCACCAAGACGACCCTCTCCCGGTGGACCGTCGGGTTCGCGCTGCTCGGCGCCCTGCTGCTGATCCTGCTCGGCCGGATGATCGCCCGCTCCTGCCTGCACGCCTTGCGCCGCCGGATCGGGCAGGCCGGGCACCGGATGGTGCTCGTCGGCACGCTGCCGGAGTGCCTGGAGGTCTACACCACCGTCACCCGCAACCCCGGCGTCGGCCTGGTGCCGGTGGCGATCCACCTCACCGACGGGTACGCCGCCGCCCGCGGCCTCCAGACCCCGGTGCCGGTGTACGCCGGCCGCGACGTGCTGGCGCTCGTCCGCGAGGTCGGCGGCGACACCATCGCGGTCTGCGGCTCGGCCAGCGCCGAGCCGGGCGAGTTGCGCCGGCTGGCCTGGCAGCTGGAGGGCTCCGGCGTCGACCTGGTGGTGGCACCGCAGCTCACCGACATCGCCGGTCCCCGGGTGCACATCCGCCCGATCGAGGGCCTGCCGCTGCTGCACGTCGAGGAGCCGACGCTCTCCGGGCCGGCGCTGCTGGCCAAGAGCCTGATGGACCGGGCCGCCGCCGGGCTGGGCCTGCTGCTGCTCACCCCGCTCTTCGCCGCGGTCGCGCTCGCCATCCGGATCTCCGACCCCGGGCCGGTGTTCTTCCGGCAGCCCCGGGTCGGGCACGAGGGGCGCACCTTCCGGGTGTGGAAGTTCCGCACCATGTACGTGGACGCCGAGGAGCGGCTCGCCGGTCTGGTGGATCGGAACGAGACCGACGGCATGCTGTTCAAGATGAAGCAGGATCCCCGGGTCTTCCCGGTGGGTCGCTTCCTGCGGGCGTCGTCGCTCGACGAGCTGCCCCAGTTGATCAACGTGCTCTGGGGCGAGATGTCGCTCGTCGGGCCGCGCCCGCTGCCCGCCGACGACGGCGACTTCCTGGGCGACGTGCGGCGCCGGCTGCTGGTGCGCCCCGGCATGACCGGGCTGTGGCAGGTTTCCGGCCGCTCCGACCTGTCCTGGGACGAGGCGGTCCGGCTCGACCTCTACTACGTCGACAACTGGTCGCTCGCCTACGACCTGAGCATCCTGTGGCGGACCGTCGGGGTGGTGCTGGCGCGCAAGGGCGCGTACTAA
- a CDS encoding DNA-formamidopyrimidine glycosylase family protein: MPELPEVEALAGYLRERAVGRQVERFEVAAINALKTYDPPPSAVAGRTVTGAGRHGKFLDVRFGDDLRLVVHLARAGWLHYREAFPSAVPLRPGKGPIAVRVRLDDGSGFDLTEAGTQKKLAAYLVTDPAQVPGVSKLGPDALEADLPTFCERLRSRRGQVKGVLTDQAVLAGVGNAYSDEILHAARLSPFAITDRLTDDQLAGLHAATRTVLGDAVRRSMGQRAAELKGEKRSGLKVHARKGLPCPVCGDTVREVSFADSSLQYCPTCQTGGKPLADRRLSRLVR; encoded by the coding sequence GTGCCTGAACTACCGGAGGTGGAAGCGCTCGCCGGTTACCTGCGTGAGCGGGCGGTCGGCCGGCAGGTCGAGCGGTTCGAGGTGGCCGCGATCAACGCGCTGAAGACGTACGATCCGCCGCCGAGCGCGGTCGCGGGCCGGACGGTCACCGGCGCGGGCCGGCACGGGAAGTTCCTGGATGTCCGGTTCGGTGACGACCTGCGCCTGGTGGTCCACCTGGCCCGGGCGGGGTGGCTGCATTACCGGGAGGCATTTCCCTCGGCGGTCCCGTTGCGGCCCGGCAAGGGTCCGATCGCGGTGCGGGTACGCCTCGACGACGGCTCCGGCTTCGACCTGACCGAGGCGGGCACCCAGAAGAAGCTGGCCGCCTACCTGGTCACCGACCCGGCCCAGGTGCCGGGCGTGTCGAAGTTGGGCCCGGACGCGCTGGAAGCGGACCTGCCCACGTTCTGCGAGCGGTTGCGTAGTCGCCGGGGTCAGGTCAAGGGCGTGTTGACCGACCAGGCGGTGCTTGCCGGTGTCGGCAACGCCTACTCGGACGAGATCCTGCACGCGGCACGGCTCTCCCCGTTCGCGATCACCGATCGGCTCACCGACGATCAGCTCGCCGGCCTGCACGCGGCGACCCGGACGGTGCTCGGCGACGCGGTCCGGCGGTCGATGGGGCAGCGGGCCGCGGAGTTGAAGGGTGAGAAGCGGTCGGGCTTGAAGGTGCACGCCCGGAAGGGCCTGCCCTGTCCGGTCTGCGGCGACACGGTGCGTGAGGTGTCGTTCGCCGATTCGAGCCTGCAATACTGCCCGACCTGTCAGACCGGCGGTAAGCCGCTCGCTGACCGAAGGTTGTCCCGCCTCGTACGGTGA
- a CDS encoding glycosyltransferase has translation MRIVVAHNRYREAQPSGENTIVDAEIAQLTAAGVEVLPFLRSSDEIPSMSRAAKALLPISPIWAPKAQYDLDRLLTEHRPDALHLHNPYPLLSPWVVRTAHRRGVPVVQTVHNYRQVCSSGLYFRDGVICQDCRGRAFGVPAIVHRCYRDSRAQSALMATTLAVHRPTWRSVDRYIALTTAVADHLRDYGIPDERIVVKPNAVPDPGTPVPPGNGFLFMGRLSPEKGLDLLLSAWRRHPVGALGPLRIAGDGELRPLAEAAAAERPDVLYLGQLDRPGVRAALADSAVVLATSTWHDVLPTVIIEALAAGRPVLGTALGGIPYLVGADTPREPAGTGPAEVATAAPGDGRVPLPTGVQRGEAGWVVAPEVEALAAALPLASAEASALAEAARARYERTFHPDVITKRLLDVYAGLA, from the coding sequence GTGAGAATCGTGGTGGCACACAACCGGTACCGGGAAGCGCAGCCCTCCGGTGAGAACACCATCGTCGACGCGGAGATCGCCCAGCTCACCGCCGCGGGCGTGGAGGTGCTGCCGTTTCTGCGCAGCTCCGACGAGATCCCCTCGATGTCCAGGGCGGCCAAGGCGCTGCTGCCGATCTCGCCGATCTGGGCCCCGAAGGCTCAATACGACCTCGACCGCCTGCTCACCGAGCACCGACCGGACGCGCTGCACCTGCACAACCCGTACCCCCTGCTCTCGCCCTGGGTGGTGCGGACCGCGCACAGGCGGGGTGTGCCGGTGGTGCAGACGGTGCACAACTACCGGCAGGTCTGCTCCTCCGGTCTCTACTTCCGCGACGGCGTGATCTGCCAGGACTGCCGAGGTCGCGCGTTCGGCGTGCCGGCGATCGTGCACCGCTGCTACCGCGACTCCCGGGCGCAGAGCGCGCTGATGGCCACCACGCTCGCCGTGCACCGCCCCACCTGGCGGTCGGTGGACCGCTACATCGCGCTCACCACGGCGGTCGCCGACCACCTGCGCGACTACGGCATCCCGGACGAGCGGATCGTGGTCAAGCCCAACGCGGTGCCGGACCCGGGCACGCCGGTGCCGCCGGGCAACGGTTTCCTGTTCATGGGCCGGCTCAGCCCGGAAAAGGGGTTGGACCTGCTGCTTTCGGCGTGGCGGCGGCACCCGGTGGGCGCGCTCGGCCCGCTGCGCATCGCCGGTGACGGCGAGCTGCGCCCGCTCGCCGAGGCCGCCGCCGCCGAGCGGCCCGACGTGCTCTACCTGGGCCAGCTCGACCGCCCCGGGGTACGCGCCGCGCTCGCCGACAGCGCCGTGGTGCTCGCCACCTCGACCTGGCACGACGTGCTGCCCACCGTGATCATCGAGGCGCTCGCCGCCGGTCGGCCGGTGCTCGGCACCGCGCTCGGCGGCATCCCGTACCTGGTCGGCGCGGACACCCCCCGCGAGCCCGCCGGCACCGGCCCGGCCGAGGTGGCCACCGCCGCGCCAGGCGACGGTCGGGTGCCGCTGCCGACCGGCGTGCAGCGCGGCGAGGCCGGCTGGGTGGTCGCGCCGGAGGTCGAGGCGCTTGCTGCCGCACTGCCGCTGGCGTCGGCGGAGGCATCCGCGTTGGCGGAGGCGGCCCGCGCTCGCTACGAGCGCACGTTCCACCCCGACGTGATCACCAAGCGCCTGCTGGACGTCTACGCCGGCCTGGCCTGA
- a CDS encoding maleylpyruvate isomerase N-terminal domain-containing protein translates to MTTVDLFLSSWAVLRTAVAELAGPDFERPSGCSGWLVRDLACHLIIDAQDVLITLATPVDAEPTRDAVTYWNVVQPPTGDDPLDALTVRLAAAYGDPALLKFHLDDVGSAAGRAAALADPTVRVGTRGEVLTVSDYLGAYVLEWTLHHLDLAAHLPDLAGPPADGLARSRAMLETISGAAFPRSFSDRDALLIGTGRRTPTGPERAELGGPAASLPFVLG, encoded by the coding sequence ATGACGACGGTGGACCTGTTCTTATCCTCGTGGGCGGTACTGCGTACAGCGGTGGCCGAGCTTGCCGGTCCGGACTTCGAACGACCCTCCGGTTGCTCCGGCTGGCTGGTCCGCGACCTGGCCTGCCACCTGATCATCGACGCGCAGGACGTGCTGATCACGCTCGCCACCCCCGTCGACGCGGAGCCGACCAGGGATGCGGTGACCTACTGGAATGTCGTCCAGCCACCGACCGGTGACGACCCGCTCGACGCGCTGACCGTCCGGCTGGCCGCCGCGTACGGCGATCCGGCCCTGCTGAAGTTTCACCTCGACGACGTCGGGTCGGCCGCCGGCCGCGCCGCCGCACTCGCGGACCCGACCGTTCGGGTCGGCACCCGTGGCGAGGTACTCACCGTGTCGGACTACCTCGGCGCGTACGTCCTGGAATGGACCTTGCACCATCTCGACCTGGCGGCACATCTGCCGGACCTGGCCGGGCCGCCGGCCGACGGGTTGGCCCGCTCCCGCGCGATGCTGGAGACGATCAGCGGCGCCGCGTTCCCCCGGTCGTTCTCCGACCGGGACGCGTTGCTGATCGGCACCGGGCGGCGGACGCCGACCGGCCCGGAACGCGCCGAGTTGGGCGGACCGGCCGCGTCGCTGCCGTTCGTCCTCGGCTGA
- a CDS encoding DEAD/DEAH box helicase family protein — protein sequence MSNFEFLRAEWPELRDEALRAERLAVADPRGSCFYARRTLELALGWLYDADATLTRPYRNDLSAKIHEPTLRNLVGTAIQAKMNVIRKQGNRAVHERMAVTTKESVPVLRELFHVTYWIARHYTRDQSQVPASALAFDRSLIPSPASTEARQQTQAEVKALAEKLAARDAALAAEREKSATLDAELAKLRAEVAAAKAANDARPDDHDYDEAQTRDLFIDLLLAEAGWRLDGPDDRNSKATREFPVTGMPNSTRTGFVDYVLWGDDGKPLAVVEAKRARRDATSGKQQAKLYADCLEKQYGQRPVIFYTNGYDTWLWDDGPYPPRPVLGFYTQDELALLVQRRTDREPLAGVPIKDEIVERHYQHRAIRKIGEAFERDQQRQALVVMATGAGKTRTVIALVDMLMRANWVKRVLFLADRTALVNQAVNAFKAHLPQAATVNLVTEKDTEGRVYVSTYPTMMGLINETGSGGRRFGPGYFDLVIIDEAHRSVYQKYRAIFSWFDGLLVGLTATPRNEIDRNTYSLFHLEDGVPTDHYDLDDAVRENYLVRPRAFSVETEFQRGIRYDDLTEEEKDEWDSLDWGDDGPPDSVDADALNKWLFNAGTVDNVLKTLMVYGHKVAGGDRIGKTIIFARNQAHADFIQERFDLAYPTHAGHRARVITHKTEYAQSLIDAFSGPEEDPHIAISVDMLDTGIDVPEVVNLVFCKPVRSKSKFLQMIGRGTRLCKDLYGPGQHKDDFLVFDFCRNFEFFNENPEPARGKLGESLTERLFKARLDLVHRLDQRFPVDSDADPEPDADGTQSESGLRWELARDLHARVANIHPENFVVRPKRRLVEYYVDFTHWHRLTAEAVDEIGDNLANLPTETQEDDEAAKRFDLLMLRLQLGQFQVVPDYDRLRRQVQEIASMLLEQTSIPTVREQQQLLDEVAGDEWWQDVTLPMLELVRRRLRGLVRLISKSKRAIVYTDFSDELGEISVVALDDIRIGTDFERFRAKARMYLRAHEDHLALQKLRRNKQLSPTDLDELEKMLVASGGGAEDIARARRSSDGLGLFIRSLVGLDREAANEAFSEFLAGRTLTGNQISFIELIVAHLTRNGAMEPERLYESPFSDIASDPDAIFPPADVDRLIAIVNSVRDTATPASEVA from the coding sequence GTGAGCAACTTCGAGTTCCTGCGGGCCGAGTGGCCTGAGCTGCGTGACGAAGCCCTGCGGGCCGAGCGACTTGCCGTCGCCGACCCGCGGGGCTCGTGCTTCTACGCTCGGCGCACCCTGGAACTCGCGCTCGGCTGGCTCTACGACGCCGACGCGACACTTACCAGGCCGTACCGGAACGATCTCTCCGCGAAGATCCACGAGCCGACGTTGCGCAACCTGGTGGGCACCGCCATCCAGGCCAAGATGAACGTCATCCGCAAGCAGGGCAACCGCGCCGTCCACGAGCGGATGGCGGTGACGACGAAGGAGTCGGTGCCGGTCCTCCGCGAGCTGTTCCACGTCACCTACTGGATCGCCCGCCACTACACCCGCGATCAGTCGCAGGTGCCGGCGAGTGCCCTCGCCTTCGACCGGAGTCTGATCCCCTCGCCGGCATCCACCGAGGCCCGGCAGCAAACCCAGGCCGAGGTGAAGGCGCTCGCCGAGAAGCTCGCCGCTCGGGACGCGGCGCTGGCCGCCGAGCGCGAGAAGAGCGCCACCCTCGACGCCGAGCTTGCGAAGCTGCGTGCGGAGGTCGCCGCCGCGAAGGCCGCCAACGATGCCCGCCCCGACGACCACGACTACGACGAGGCGCAGACCCGCGACCTGTTCATCGATCTTCTGCTGGCCGAGGCCGGCTGGCGGCTCGACGGCCCCGACGACCGCAACTCCAAGGCGACCCGCGAGTTCCCGGTGACCGGAATGCCCAACAGCACCCGCACCGGCTTCGTCGACTACGTGCTGTGGGGTGACGACGGCAAGCCGCTCGCGGTGGTCGAGGCCAAGCGCGCGCGGCGGGATGCCACCAGCGGCAAGCAGCAGGCCAAGCTCTACGCCGACTGCCTGGAGAAGCAGTACGGCCAGCGGCCGGTCATCTTCTACACCAACGGCTACGACACCTGGCTGTGGGACGACGGACCTTACCCGCCCCGGCCGGTGCTGGGCTTCTACACACAGGACGAGCTTGCGCTCCTCGTTCAGCGTCGCACCGACCGTGAGCCGCTGGCCGGCGTACCTATCAAGGACGAGATCGTCGAGCGGCACTACCAGCACCGGGCCATCCGCAAGATCGGTGAGGCGTTCGAGCGGGACCAGCAGCGCCAGGCGCTCGTGGTCATGGCCACCGGCGCCGGCAAGACACGAACCGTGATCGCCCTGGTCGACATGCTGATGCGGGCCAACTGGGTCAAGCGGGTGCTGTTCCTCGCCGACCGCACCGCCCTGGTCAACCAGGCGGTCAACGCGTTCAAGGCGCACCTGCCGCAGGCGGCCACCGTCAACCTGGTCACTGAGAAGGACACCGAAGGTCGGGTGTACGTCTCGACGTACCCGACGATGATGGGGTTGATCAACGAGACCGGCAGCGGCGGACGGCGCTTCGGGCCGGGCTACTTCGACCTGGTCATCATCGACGAGGCGCACCGGTCGGTCTACCAGAAGTACCGGGCCATCTTCTCCTGGTTCGACGGTCTCCTGGTCGGGCTCACCGCGACTCCGCGCAACGAGATCGACCGCAATACCTACAGCCTGTTCCACCTGGAGGACGGTGTCCCCACCGACCACTACGACCTCGACGACGCGGTGAGGGAGAACTACCTCGTCCGGCCGCGCGCGTTCTCTGTCGAGACCGAGTTCCAGCGGGGCATCCGCTACGACGACCTCACCGAGGAGGAGAAGGACGAGTGGGACTCGCTCGACTGGGGTGACGACGGGCCGCCGGACAGCGTCGACGCGGACGCGCTCAACAAGTGGCTGTTCAACGCCGGGACCGTGGACAACGTCCTGAAGACGTTGATGGTCTACGGTCACAAGGTGGCCGGCGGGGACCGGATCGGCAAGACGATCATCTTCGCCCGTAACCAGGCGCACGCCGACTTCATCCAGGAGCGGTTCGACCTGGCCTACCCGACGCACGCCGGTCACCGCGCCCGGGTCATCACGCACAAGACCGAGTACGCGCAGAGCCTCATCGACGCCTTCTCAGGGCCGGAGGAGGACCCGCACATCGCGATTTCGGTCGACATGCTCGACACCGGCATCGACGTGCCCGAGGTCGTCAACCTGGTCTTCTGCAAGCCCGTCCGGTCGAAGTCGAAGTTCCTCCAGATGATCGGCCGGGGCACCCGCCTCTGCAAGGACCTCTACGGCCCCGGGCAGCACAAGGACGACTTCCTGGTCTTCGACTTCTGCCGGAACTTCGAGTTCTTCAACGAGAACCCGGAGCCGGCCCGAGGGAAGTTGGGCGAGTCGCTGACCGAGCGGCTGTTCAAGGCCCGACTCGACCTGGTTCACCGCCTCGACCAGCGGTTTCCCGTCGATTCCGACGCCGACCCGGAGCCGGACGCCGATGGGACGCAGAGCGAGTCCGGCCTGCGCTGGGAGCTGGCCCGCGACCTCCACGCCCGGGTGGCGAACATCCACCCCGAAAACTTCGTCGTACGACCCAAGCGCCGCCTGGTGGAGTACTACGTCGACTTCACGCACTGGCACCGGCTCACCGCCGAGGCGGTCGACGAGATCGGCGACAACCTCGCCAACCTGCCCACCGAGACGCAGGAGGACGACGAGGCAGCCAAGCGGTTCGACCTGCTGATGCTGCGTCTCCAGCTCGGCCAGTTCCAGGTGGTGCCCGACTACGACCGCCTGCGCCGGCAGGTGCAGGAGATCGCCTCGATGCTGCTGGAGCAGACCAGCATCCCCACGGTCCGTGAACAGCAGCAGCTCCTCGACGAGGTGGCCGGCGACGAGTGGTGGCAGGACGTGACGCTGCCGATGCTGGAACTGGTCCGCCGACGCCTGCGCGGGCTGGTCCGGCTCATCTCAAAGTCCAAGCGAGCCATCGTCTACACCGACTTCAGCGACGAGCTGGGCGAGATCTCAGTCGTCGCGCTCGACGACATCAGGATCGGCACGGACTTCGAGCGGTTCCGTGCCAAGGCCCGGATGTATCTGCGCGCCCACGAGGACCACCTGGCGTTGCAGAAGCTGCGGCGCAACAAGCAGCTTTCTCCCACCGACCTCGACGAGTTGGAGAAAATGCTGGTGGCCAGCGGCGGCGGTGCCGAGGACATCGCCCGTGCCCGCCGATCCTCCGACGGGCTGGGGCTCTTCATCCGCTCGCTGGTCGGGCTCGACCGGGAGGCCGCCAACGAAGCGTTCAGCGAATTCCTGGCCGGTCGGACCCTCACCGGCAACCAGATCAGCTTCATCGAGCTGATCGTCGCCCACCTGACCCGCAACGGCGCGATGGAGCCCGAACGGCTCTACGAATCCCCGTTCAGCGACATCGCTTCGGACCCCGACGCGATCTTCCCGCCCGCCGACGTCGATCGCCTGATCGCGATCGTCAATTCCGTCCGGGACACCGCCACCCCCGCTAGCGAGGTGGCGTAG
- a CDS encoding restriction endonuclease subunit S translates to MNIPLVPVHELAEQIRGVTYAKDEASSAPAPDRIPILRAGNIKDHGLDLSDLIFVPEPRVAEKQKIRPYDVIVATSSGSLDVVGKAAQARQHFSGSFGAFCKVLRPNSRIDPRYFAHYFRTPAYRARISSLAAGANINNLRTEHLADLEIPLPSFNKQRTIAEALDQADELRLKRRAALAHLDDLAKSIFINMFGDLRHDGGSFNTVPFSGVVREFRYGTSSKSTSTGYATLRIPNVIGGTLNLDELKAVPATTAEFERLRLTDGDLLFVRTNGNPDFVGRCAVFDQALVKDSGFPTDQFLYASYLIRARVDEQRVLPTFIQQFMSGSAGRSSLRDRCKTSAGQYNLNTAGLGSVQVPVPPLQQQQEFVDRISDVRALRATHESSLAEMDALFASLQDRAFRGLL, encoded by the coding sequence ATGAACATTCCTCTAGTACCGGTTCACGAACTCGCAGAGCAGATCCGCGGTGTTACCTACGCTAAAGATGAAGCTTCTTCGGCCCCCGCACCAGATCGTATTCCGATTCTTCGAGCCGGAAATATAAAAGACCACGGTCTGGATTTATCCGACTTGATTTTCGTGCCCGAACCCCGCGTTGCAGAAAAACAGAAAATCCGACCCTACGATGTCATCGTCGCAACTTCTAGCGGCAGCCTCGACGTCGTCGGCAAAGCGGCACAGGCTCGTCAGCATTTTAGTGGCAGTTTCGGTGCTTTCTGCAAGGTTCTGCGGCCAAATAGCCGGATAGATCCTCGGTACTTCGCTCACTATTTCCGCACCCCAGCTTACCGGGCTAGGATTTCCTCGCTCGCCGCAGGTGCGAACATCAATAACCTGCGCACCGAACACCTAGCTGACTTGGAAATTCCACTTCCATCCTTCAATAAGCAGCGCACCATCGCGGAGGCGTTGGACCAGGCAGATGAATTGCGGCTCAAGCGGCGTGCGGCCCTCGCTCACCTAGACGATCTCGCCAAATCCATCTTCATTAACATGTTTGGAGATCTGCGTCATGATGGGGGTAGCTTCAACACGGTACCCTTTAGTGGAGTTGTGAGGGAGTTCCGCTACGGCACTTCGAGTAAATCGACGAGCACGGGGTATGCAACCCTCAGGATCCCGAATGTAATTGGCGGCACGCTTAACTTGGACGAGCTAAAGGCAGTGCCGGCCACGACGGCGGAGTTCGAACGACTCCGCCTAACGGATGGCGATCTTCTGTTCGTCAGGACTAATGGAAATCCCGACTTTGTTGGCCGCTGTGCCGTCTTCGACCAAGCCTTGGTGAAGGACAGCGGATTTCCAACAGACCAGTTCCTCTACGCGTCGTACCTCATCCGTGCACGAGTCGACGAGCAGCGCGTTCTGCCCACTTTCATCCAGCAGTTCATGAGCGGGTCAGCAGGCCGCTCCTCACTGCGTGACCGCTGCAAGACCTCCGCCGGGCAGTACAACCTAAACACGGCCGGTCTCGGCTCGGTCCAGGTACCCGTGCCACCCCTTCAGCAGCAGCAGGAATTCGTGGATCGAATCTCCGATGTGAGGGCGCTACGAGCGACTCATGAGTCCAGCCTGGCGGAGATGGACGCGCTGTTCGCGTCGTTGCAGGATCGGGCTTTCCGCGGGTTGCTCTGA